The following are encoded in a window of Castanea sativa cultivar Marrone di Chiusa Pesio chromosome 5, ASM4071231v1 genomic DNA:
- the LOC142635258 gene encoding uncharacterized protein LOC142635258, with product MGRPDVAGRMVQWAVELSQFDIDYRPRTAIKAQELADFVAEFTMTDQDLESNYWIVYTDRSSAVGIRRVGVILLSPMNDILRYEVQLQFPTTNNEARYEAVLTDLGIVKALGVGTLKLNYDSKLVVGQITQVPREENLEVDEIVRLASSDTNGGQLGLYMEVQHHPSIEGFDVTYIQSRGSWMDPIITYMRDDNLPTDPSEARKFKVRSSRFTILNDELYKRGFSQPYLKCLNPEDAAYVLSEIHEGFCGNHFGPWSLVG from the exons ATGGGCAGGCCAGATGTAGCGGGAAGAATGGTCCAATGGGCAGTAGAATTGAGTCAATTTGACATCGATTATAGGCCAAGAACGGCGATCAAAGCCCAAGAATTGGCTGACTTTGTCGCTGAATTCACTATGACTGATCAAGATCTAGAGTCAAATTACTGGATAGTGTATACAGACAGGTCATCAGCAGTAGGCATTAGAAGGGTAGGAGTGATCCTTCTATCCCCTATGAATGATATCCTCAGATATGAAGTCCAGCTTCAATTCCCAACAACGAATAATGAAGCGAGGTACGAAGCTGTCTTAACAGACTTGGGAATTGTAAAAGCCTTGGGTGTAGGAACCCTAAAGCTGAATTATGATTCAAAGCTTGTAGTAGGGCAG ATCACTCAGGTACCAAGGGAGGAAAACTTGGAAGTAGATGAAATTGTTAGGCTAGCATCATCAGATACCAATGGAGGACAACTCGGGTTATACATGGAAGTGCAGCACCACCCTAGCATTGAGGGATTTGACGTAACCTACATCCAATCTAGAGGGAGCTGGATGGATCCAATAATCACGTACATGAGGGATGACAACCTCCCTACAGATCCCTCAGAAGCCAGAAAATTCAAAGTGAGGTCGTCCAGGTTCACAATCCTAAACGACGAGCTCTACAAGAGGGGATTTTCACAGCCCTACTTGAAATGCCTCAATCCAGAAGATGCTGCGTATGTACTAAGTGAGATTCACGAAGGATTTTGCGGAAATCACTTTGGACCATGGTCACTCGTTGGGTAA